Genomic window (Candidatus Krumholzibacteriota bacterium):
ATGATCAGGAGCTCGGACCAGCCGAGCGGCCCGATGAGAAGGAACCGCGTCGATCCGTCGAACAGCGTTTGAACGTTCATACACCCCCCTCCTGTCCTAGACGTACATCCTGAGCAGCACCCCGACGAGCACGATCGCCAGCACGCTCACGAGATTCACCTTGATCGAGAAACCGACGGTGAAGGTGAGGACGATCAGGTCGACGGTCCCCGGCCCCACGACGAATTCCTTGCCCGAGACGAACAGATCCCTGAAGACGTTGCCGTCGGGCAGTAGCAGGCCGATGATCTCGCCCACGACGCTTCCGACGATCACGCCGAGAAAGAAAACGAGCGCGACGATGGTCACCCGTCGTTTCGACGGCATCCGCGACCTCCTCTCCGTGTGCCCCGCTACCGTTCGTCGCGGCCGATCGGCAGCCGGTCGATGTCCTTTCCGATGATCAGCGTCGCGTCGAAGGCCGCGTCCTCCAGTTCCTGGATCAGGACCCGTCGGCAACCGGTGATCCGCGCGAGCTCCGCGGTCGCGTCCGGGCCGCCTCCGCGGTCGAGGATCAGCGTATGCTCGAAATCCTGGCGGCCGGCGTTGTCGTACCGCAGGACGTCGACGCCCCCGGCGATCAGCCGGTTTCTCACCCGCTTGGCGAGGCCGACCCGCTCCGTGCCGTTCAGCACCTCGACCCTGACGACGCGCCGAACCCGCTGCGGCGGGTCGAGCGCCCACCGTACGACGAGCG
Coding sequences:
- a CDS encoding DUF4321 domain-containing protein is translated as MPSKRRVTIVALVFFLGVIVGSVVGEIIGLLLPDGNVFRDLFVSGKEFVVGPGTVDLIVLTFTVGFSIKVNLVSVLAIVLVGVLLRMYV
- a CDS encoding LytR C-terminal domain-containing protein is translated as MAAAKRKKKTKRPVAGKRLRTAIVLSIVLAIALSLVVRWALDPPQRVRRVVRVEVLNGTERVGLAKRVRNRLIAGGVDVLRYDNAGRQDFEHTLILDRGGGPDATAELARITGCRRVLIQELEDAAFDATLIIGKDIDRLPIGRDER